The sequence below is a genomic window from Lycium ferocissimum isolate CSIRO_LF1 chromosome 9, AGI_CSIRO_Lferr_CH_V1, whole genome shotgun sequence.
TTGATCTTTTCACTCCCTAATACAGGGCTCAAGACCTCAACACCTCCCGAGTTACATACTTCCTGCCCCACTTTGACTCCCAATCCCACAACCTCCACAAGCTTCTCGTTGTAGAATTGCTCTGCGAACACTGGCCACGTCCGCAATGACACGCCTGCCACAATGGCTTCGAGTACTGAATTCCAACCACAGTGAGTCATGAATCCCTTAATGGTTAAACGTTCCAAGATGATCAGCTGTGGCGCCCACCCTCTAATAATCAAACCCTTTTTCCTTCCATCAAAACCATCCTGCAACCACGTGGTTTGTGCTGATTGGTCCTTCCTCACTACCCAAATGAAAGGAACACTCAAACCCGCTAGAGCTTTCGTGATTTCAGTGAGTTGGCCCTATCTAACTGTGCTCCCGAAAGGGACATAGAGTACCGATTTATGCCTCTGCTCATTCAACCAAACTACAACGGCACATGAGTTATTGTCGTCGGCATCGCTAGTTAGTTCTTGGTAATTGTTTCCTACCCTGTGGGGACATTTGGGAAACTCAGGCTATTGATGTCATGTAGCATTGTGCTCTACCGACGGTCCATCAGGCCTGAAACCTATGGAGGTCAACATATTCATCCTCTATGCATATGAATTGAGCCATAAAAGAATGGATGATGCGGTAGTTCTAACTCTGATAGGGAAGATAATAGCCTCTTCAAGAAGCCAATACTTGCACCTATTAAGACTTAATTCTACCTCTTCAAGAAGCCAATACTTGCACCTATTAAGACTTAATTCTACACTAAGTAAATAACAGTACAGCACATACTTATAAAACAACATAAATTGATATTCCTTTTTCTATTTACTTATGTCGACCTTGAACTTAAGTTTTGGTTTTTGATGTGTTGCCATGATCAGATACTATTATAGTGTTGGTAATTGGTCAGGATCACTTTTTGAATTGTATTTCTATCGTGCTAGAATTGATGTTCTTATCTAGTGCTGATCTTTTTAGGGGCCTTAATTTGAGTTAGCACTCCTAACTTTATGGACCATTAAGATGCTAGAATATCTAATCCAATTTTCCACCCCTAAACATAAGCTCTTAATAGAGAATCATAAGATGCGTCCTTTGCAACATGCTTTACAGATTTTACACTAATAGAAGCAGAGGGTTGCGTCTGTTCACTGGTGGCTTTGCTTGACGCATATGAATATCTCAAACTCTAGTGTTTTAAAGACTATTCTAGCTCAGAATTCATCTTTTTCTGTTTTATAACTGAGAAATTCCTGAGTGCTAGTTGTACATATTCGTAACTCGGTAGATATTGAGCAAGTCCAGCCACCCTTCTTTACTTAAATACCAGTATTTTGCTAGATTCGAATCCGTGACATATTTTACCATTTCGCTTTGATGAAGCAAACTTGTTTAGAGAGAAATTGAGATTGTAAGGATCGACATGTTTGATCCATTGATGGTTTGTTAGTTTAACTTTACTAGTGTTTCTTTGTAATGTTTTCTTCTCTTCTTATTGTTTTGGGATGAGGCTGACTCGTGAATAatgaggaaagaaaaagaagaataaggaAAGGATCTTAGTAAAATTGAAACTCTGCGTCTAAATTATGGATGAGTTGATTTCTCAGATAGTCACTCATTATAGTTATTATCTCAAAATCATATTTCTACTTGATTCCTATTTCCTTcaacaaataaagtaaaaaagtaACAGATAATAACTAGTTGTTGATAAACCATATGGAAGTCGAACGTAAAGCTATGAGAATTCAAAAGAAACAGAAACACTAAATTCCTCTGAATTTCGCCAGAGTGGGAAAATGGGTAAAAtttaggccaaacccatcgataGACACCTGGGTCGTCCggttctttcacttgaacacctCAACTAAATATACCTGAGGTAGGGTCCGACTGtgccatttagacacttttcgCTGAATCAGCCAAATTTACAAAGTGTGTGCAATACACTGACGTGGCAAGTGACGAATAAAATGAGGACATgtgtcttttttttaattaaaaaaaactattttaaaatatttaataacaaattaaaagtaatactctaaaaaagaaaagaaaaaaacttgatGTACACCCAATCAGAAAGAGacacattattaacaaaaagaaaaagaaaaaaaggacacATTAAAAATTCTGAAATGAATAATTCTTCATGGTGTTCTTCACCATCTTCATGTTGTTCTTGTTACAACCACAATTTTAATCCAAATTTTCAAGAGAAACTCCTCCAAATTTGTTATAACTTCAATTAAAGATTCTCCATGAAGATCCAAAGACAATCCACCattaatatctcaaaattttcatcaaatcaATTAACTCATTTTAAACCTTCAAGCTTTCTAAAGACTCCATtaatgacaattttttttttttaatctttttacgaattttatttttcttttgtttattaaattGATTTATCCAAAGAAAAATCATCTTTCTTGTCCTGTAAACGCTTAGGGAGAGAGAGGGTGGTGGcggtcttattttttttccggTGAACAAGATAGCAATGGTGAAAGGTTTGTTAAatggagaagaaagagaaaaaaaaaatagaagaagaaaaggaaataaaaagaattttaaaaaataataatctgtTTTTTGGGCTCTACACGCGCCAGTTTGGTGTGGAAATCACGCAATTGCCAAGTCAGCGAAAAATGTCTGAATGGCACAGTTGGACACTACCTCAGGTGTTTAAATGAAATAAGATTTAGTTAaggtgttcaagtgaaagaaccGAACGACCACAGATGTCTATCGATGAATTTGACTTAAAACTTAATAGCAATAAATGCATTACTGCATTTTGCCGCTGAATGGATTATTTCTCAGTTGGTTTCTATTATCTCTTTTTCTGTCTTTCGAGGAAGGGAAGGGAAAGTGCAGAGGCACATAAATAGATAGACTAGAGGTAAAGACAGATTTTAAAGAATTTATTATTAGAATTCGTTAAATAGTAAGATAATTTGGAAGTCTTATATAATTGAAAAGTTTAATTTAATATTAGAACAGTGCAGATTTTACAAAccatattttattcattataataaatacgttagaagaattattaaaaataagggGGTAAGCGTAATATTGTAAACCACAAAAAAGTTAGTATTATGAAGCGACATTTAAATGAGCCTTTTGAAATtatccctttaaaaaaaagaacaaaccaTGAATTTATATTCGCATGAGAGGGAAGATATTGATtactttttataatattaattgtCAATTTATAATCATTAAATATATTCTTAAATAGCCTAAtagtaataaattaaaatttaatatttcttATATGGACCTATATTTATCACATATTAAGATACACtgtattaattattaaaaattatttattttaaaattaaaatttctactatataatataattatatTTGTGCAATCAAAAGCGTAAAGGAAAGACTGGTTTGTGCACCAAGCGGCATTCGTATGTCGGGGTTCGGGGAAAGATACACCACAAGAGCGTATTGTTCACAGTGTACACTGTGTAATCAAAGCATGACACATGAAATTATATTATAATTACATTATTATGCTAATTATTAAATAGTGTATAATTAACCATAATAATTACTACATCAAATCCAAATAAAAGGTGTCCATCCGAACGCGCCCTTAAATAAATACTCAGAAGTAAATTAACGACTGATACCGTTATCCGGTTATACCCTGAAACACAAACAACACAAGCTCTGAATGGATCTTCAATCTCCTTGCTGCATTTCCCTTCACCGTAAACCTTCTCTTTTCCCTCAACTCAATTCCGTTAACTTCCCTTTGAATTCCCTCAAATGCCGCCGTAAAACTGCCGTTGCCGTCACGGGACAAAACGGTAGCAGCAGTTATTCTCCCTCAGTTCCCACACACAAAGTCACTGTTATCGACCGTCAACGTGACGTCGTTCATGAATTCCTCGTTCCCGAGGTATTAGTAATTCCATTATTGTTTTCCCATTTTCTGTTTAAAATTTGTGTTGTATACGCATAACCATGTTAAATTTACTATGATGAAGTAAAATTGAGGTTACCCACaaggtggctcagttggttgagcatggggcttccataatggaggtctcaggttcgaaaccccctgcctatgacagtaggggatttgccttttgggtcgagctcgtcgcacggggcttgcctagtgtgGGTTATCTCTCTTGTGTGGTTTGcgggctattgcacaggagcgggGTTTATCCTGTACGCACCCGAACAGTAGCAGCTGTGGTTCccttgtcacaaaaaaaaaaaaaaaaacatttaaattgACCATGGGTAACTGATAAACCTGATGTTAAGGACACGTGTCATGCACTTATTGCTTTGGTGGAAGCAGCCATATCGGttaattattttgtgtatatggaaaagtttatgaagaatttatttGGAATGCAGGACCAATATATACTGCATACAGCAGAGGATCAGAACATTACGCTACCATTCGCTTGCAGGCATGGTAATTGATTCACATACAATAAGTtgcaaaacattttttttctcttatttataTGTTAGTCTATTTGTTCTTTTACATTTTAAGCTGCTCTTTTGTGATCTAGTTGGCCATATCTAGGAAAGAATTACATTGAGATCATATCATGAACCCCTTGTGTCATCCTCTAACCTAAACTAATTGGTATCAACCATCGTGATCTGAGCCTGTATTCTCCTCATAAATTTGACGGAGTGATGCCTACCATCAGATCTCTTACATGTCTGAAGAAAGAAGGATTAAAGATAAGATCAGTTGTTTAGTCGAGGAGATAGGGAGATGAGCATGGAAGCTACAGTAACGCTCCAAGTTGTGGCCAAATACTTGCAAAAAGAGATAACTAACAATGAATTGGGACTGATCTATATAGGTGGAGCAGGCGGGACGGACAGTTACAGCTGTGTAACTGATTTTGGGACTGCGTGTGTGATTCACGCGCCGTCTAAGTATCAACTAACTTCCTGACAGCTAACTACAAGCTAAGCAATTAACTAATTTCGACCAGCTAATTACTCAACTAATTATCCTGCTAATTCATTTTACAGAATAGGAAGAATTACATTGAGATCATATCATTTCCTAACCTAAAGATGTGAATGATAATATATTCTTCTTGTTTTGCTAAAGAGGATCGATATACTTGCACTGAAAGTATGTTTGGCTCTTGGGCTTCGTAAACAGTTTAGCATAATGTTAAGTGTGTGAAGCCATACTGACCCAGaaggaaattaaaataaaatatgtcaAGTCATATATTTGTAAAGTTTGTGATCATGCCTGCTGTCATAGAGGCTGCTAGACTAGAGAAGTTAAGCTGCGCAGCCCCCCTCGATAGGCATTTGTCAGGTAGATGACACAACGTTCTGGCTTATCAGCAGCCTAATTTTTGGTAGGAAAGATATTATTGGATTATAGATTTCCACCACCTCTTCACTTGTATATATCAGGGTTTTTGCACACTTTAACACATTAATGAAGCTGTTATCTCTCTCAGAACTTTGAGTTAAAGAGAGGCCTTAATTTTCACTAAGGAGCACAATGCTCTTTCTTTGTTGTTTGTTTTAACCTTAAGGTTctgtttctttgtttttcacAAAATGCACCTTCTCTTTGATCTACTTCAAACATGTCTGGCTTTGTCCTTTGGCTGtttttctttaacttttaaCCAGTAGCCTCTTCATCAGATTTTCTCCATCTGAAGGTTCTGTTATATATCACACTTCTCTAATTTAATAATCCAATATGTTGAAGGATGTTGCACAAGCTGTGCTGTTCGTGTAAAATCTGGGCAACTTAGACAACCCGAGGCATTAGGGATATCTGCAGAGTTGAAGTCCAAGGTATTTTAAATCATGTTATGCTTCTGTAGATGCATTTTTTGGCTTTTATTGTTTGACTATTGACTCTTGGTAGCTTTAATTGTTTCTTCTTTGTTAGACCTCTAAATgcattttcctcttttttatgCTCATATatatgatactccctccgtcccgatttaagtgtcttagtttgactgggcacggagtttaagaaacaaagagagacttttgaatcttgtgatcttaaattaaagatgtttGTAGtccttttaaatcttgtggtcttaaatttgCCATGTACtggaaaacttactaaatatagaaagatgcattctttttggaacagaccaaaaaggaaagtaagacacttaaaattggggggggggggggggggaaggcgGGAAGGCGGGTTGCAGGATAACTTATCAAAAAAAGATAAtcatatgtatgatatgaccaGGGATTTCTTGGTCTCAAACTGATGAAGCATGCAAACTTCGTAATATATTGGTCCACAAAACAATGTCGAGATGTTGTTCCAAAAGGTTTCGGAATGTTTAAAATTCCTAGTCACGTCATATATGTGACGTGAGTAGGAATTTTGGTCTTGATACTGATGAAGCATGCAAACATCGTCTGTATGTTATTTGTCCACAAAACAATCATTATATGTTGGTTCCAAAAGGTTTTGGAAGATGGAATTTATAAACTCTCAGCTCAAGCTAGCGATTATGAGGGTGTTTGGATAaagcttataagcactttttggCTTATCGACACGTCAAACACCAGAACTTCTTTTACTCCAAAATCATCCAAAAGCCATCAGTTAGGTTTTTCAGCTTATACGCACTTTTGATTTGCCCAAGTCTttactattttatccttaaataATTTTTCGTGATTCCTAAAATACACTTCTCGAAACAAAATCCTCACATCCATCTCAATTATAGTTTTTCCATTCAtcctttctttttatgtataaatatttttaaatattgaggGCATTTTAATGGAAAAATTGGTAATCAGCACTTTTTTACCTAACACCAACTGTTTATTAACATACTCgatacttttatccaaacacacttaaaaagtgcttttttgGTTGTTAGCttctcaaaataaataaaaaataaaagaaacaaaaaaaaaccttaaaagtgcttttcaacTTGATAATTTTAATCATCCAACCCGGGCGGGCTTTGTATTCCACTTTGTATAAGTGATAACGACAAGACGGCTCAAAAACTGTTTGACCACTTTGTTAGTTATCTCTCTTTGCAAGTATTTGGCCACAACTTGGAGCGTTACTGTAGCTTCCATGCTCATCTCCCTATCTCCTCGACTAAACAACTGATCTTATCTTTAATCCTTCTTTCTTCAGACATGTAAGAGATCTGATGGTAGGCATCACTCTGTCAAATTTATGAGGAGAATACAGGCTCAGATCACGATGGTTGATACCAATTAGTTTAGGTTAGAGGATGACACAAGGGGTTCATGATATGATCTCAATGTAATTCTTTCctattttgttgttgaattagcAAAATAATTAGTTGAGTAATTAGCTGGTCAAATTAGTTAATTGCTTAGCTGTCAGGAAATTCGTTGGAATTAGTTAGCAGGCGCGTGGGGTTAGTTAGCAGGCCCGTGAGTCACACACACAGTCCCAATTTCAGTTACTCAACTGTAACTGATTTCCCCCCCTTGCTCCATCTATATAGATCAGTTCCCATTCATTGTATGATTCATGTTTTCACATCTATGAAATAAGAATTCCTTTCTCTATCTCTTTTCTAATTCCATTACTCAATTGAATTCGAGTGCATCTGTTCAAGAAGGGATCAATTCCCATCTTTAGGATCATTCATTTCTTTCCAAAACTGTCTTAAATTTCCAGTTCACATCATTGGTATCGGAGCAGTGATCGTCTGACCTGTGAAATGGGAGACCACAACACTCGTATGCAAGAAATTACAAAGAGAATTTGGCACTCTCAAGGGACCGATGGAAGGAGTTGTCACTTCTGTTGCAGAAATGCAGCAAGCTGTTGATGCTAAAGTAGCACAAGCAATCGAGGAAATCAAGAGGCTGTTAATAGGGAATTTGAACCCTGTAAATGCCCCAATTCAAGTTGACCTAGAGGAGAATGGAGTgcataatgaagttgggaatcGTGCAAATAGGAGGTACTCACAATAGCTTTGAAGCTTAAACTGGCACTCACATCTGCACCTGTACTTGCACTTCCTGACTTCTCTAAGGATTTTACAGTTGAGACTGATGCATGAGGTCATGGTATTGGCGCTGTACTAGCCCAAAATCATAAACCTATTGCCTTCTTTAGCAAGGGTCTGTCTGTCAAGAATATGGCAATTTCTGTTTATGAAAGGGAGTTGTTGGCATTGGTCACTGCTGTTCAAAGATAGAGACCATACTTGCTTGGTAAGCATTTGGTTATCAAGACTGACCACCATAGCCTCAAATACTTACTTGCTATTGCCTTCTTTAGCAAGGGTCTGTCTGTCAAGAATATGGCAATTTCTGTTTATGAAAGGGAGTTGTTGGCATTGGTCACTGCTGTTCAAAGATAGAGACCATACTTGCTTGGTAAGCATTTGGTTATCAAGACTGACCACCATAGCCTCAAATACTTACTTGCTATTGCCTTCTTTAGCAAGGGTCTGTCTGTCAAGAATATGGCAATTTCTGTTTATGAAAGGGAGTTGTTGGCATTGGTCACTGCTGTTCAAAGATAGAGACCATACTTGCTTGGTAAGCATTTGGTTATCAAGACTGACCACCATAGCCTCAAATACTTACTTGAGCAGAGAATATCCACACCAAGTCAACAGAAATGGTTGATTAAGGTTCTTAGTTACGACTATTCTATCATGTATAAGAAGGGCAATGAGAATGTTGCTGCAGACGCCCTGTCAAGACAGGCTGAAGTGGTTCAACTGTACAGTAGCTCAGGTGTGCAATTTCCTCTAATTGATGAAGTCAAACAATCCTGGTCTCATGATCCTAAACTCCAGAAGTTAGTCCAAGATATTCAGTCAAATGCACCTCACAAACCTTACTACCAGTTCACTGCTGGTGTGCTAAGTAGGAAAGGAAAGATGATGGTTGGGTCTGATGTCAACTTGAGGAAGAAGCTGTTAATGCATTTCCATGCTAGCTCTACTGGGGTCATTCTGGTATTTCTGCAACGTTGCGTAGACTCAAACATGAGTTTTATTGGAAGAAGATGAAGCAGGATATGTACACATTTATGAGAGAATGTGACACTTGTCAAAGATGCAAAGGGGAGAATGTCCCATATCCTGGTTTGCTACGACCTCTACCCAACCCTGAGAGAGTTTGGCAAGATATCTCAATGGATTTCATAGAAGGACTTCCAAAAGTTGCTGGTAAGGAAGCCGTTTATGTGGTAGTGGACAGGCTAAGTAAGGCAGCTCATTTCTTGGCCCTTAAACAGCCATATACTGCACTGATGTCGCACAACTATTCATGGATGGTGTGTTCAAATTACATGGTATGCCTAAGACCATTGTTTCAGACAGGGATCCTATTTTTGTCTGGAAGGAGTTATTAGGATTACAGAAAGTTTCCTTACTTACATCTAGTGCTTATCATccccaaactgatgggcaaatTGAGGTTGTGAATAGATGCTTAGAGTGCTATTTAAGGTGCATGACTTTTGAGAAACCAAAGGAATGGCCTAATTGGTTGGGCCTTGCTGAATGGTGGTACAACACTTCTCATCATTCCTCTATTAACATGACTCCCTATGAGGCTGTTTATGGTCAAAAACCACCTCCCTTGCTGCCATATCTACCTTTTGATCTCAGTTGGAAGTGGTTGATAGTAGTTTACAAGCAAGAGAAACTACTTTCAGGAAGCTGAAGTTTCACTTAGCTCAGGCTCAAAACAGGATGATGGTGCAAGCTGCCAAACACAGAACTGAGAGGTCTTTTGCTGTTGGTGATTGGGTCTTTGTTAAGTTGCATCCTTATAGACAACTCTCTTTCAAAGATCACTCATTTCAGAAGCTGTCTTCTAAATTCTATGGTCCTTTCCAAGTTACTGCTAAGGTGGGTTCTGTAGCTTACACCTTAGCATTGTCTAGTGGTTCAAAAATTCACCCAACTTTCCATGTCTCACAGTTGAAACAGAGATTGGGATCTCATATTGCTTCCACCACTCTACCGGAAGTTCATTCAGATTCCGGTCATATCTTAGTAGCTTCTGAAGCTATTCTTGACAGGAGACAAGCTCAGAGAAGAGGCAAAGCAATCACACAAGTCTTGGTTAAATGGTTGAATTCTGCTCCTGAAGATAGCACATGGGAAGAACTGCAGGATTTTTCCAGGAAATTTCCTCATTTTAATCCTTGAGGACAAGGATGCTTGAAGGGAGGAGGGAGGGTGTTGATATGATCTCAATGTAATTCTTTcctatttttgttgttgaattagcAGAATAATTAGTTGAGTAATTAGCTGGTCAAATTAGTTAATTGCTtactgatacgctcaaattacacctaaatTACGGCGTAAGGCGGTTggtgtcaaatatagtaaccgaactaggttggggtcgaatcccacagggaataagATGTGAAATAAAtactaattatatatgttaCTAATCTCTAAAGACTTTAGGTCTATTCCGACTAGTGTAGAAAAAGGGTTTTGGTTTGTATTCGCTATTTTGAAGTATTTGGAAATTGTTTGGATTAAAAGAACCAAAGTTGTGTCCCCGCTGTGATTAGATGTTATGCTATGGgtatcaatatgatatatttctaatggGTGGTGGTTTtgtatgcacttaatctctaatgcacttcctaatatttttcaatagttagaaagtatttcttttcatgattttcccaaCTATAGAAAAGTTGCAAGTACAACCGATTAAATATGCCAAGTAGAACTCATCTTATCCTTAAGTGAGTTCATTAAACGAGGGCTAGCGCCCCGAgtccttgttatattatttcaactcaa
It includes:
- the LOC132030215 gene encoding ferredoxin C 2, chloroplastic isoform X2 — encoded protein: MDLQSPCCISLHRKPSLFPQLNSVNFPLNSLKCRRKTAVAVTGQNGSSSYSPSVPTHKVTVIDRQRDVVHEFLVPEDQYILHTAEDQNITLPFACRHGCCTSCAVRVKSGQLRQPEALGISAELKSKVYWLQFGRYFARGPIERDDYALELALGDE
- the LOC132030215 gene encoding ferredoxin C 2, chloroplastic isoform X3 gives rise to the protein MDLQSPCCISLHRKPSLFPQLNSVNFPLNSLKCRRKTAVAVTGQNGSSSYSPSVPTHKVTVIDRQRDVVHEFLVPEDQYILHTAEDQNITLPFACRHGCCTSCAVRVKSGQLRQPEALGISAELKSKTCKRSDGRHHSVKFMRRIQAQITMVDTN
- the LOC132030215 gene encoding ferredoxin C 2, chloroplastic isoform X1 produces the protein MDLQSPCCISLHRKPSLFPQLNSVNFPLNSLKCRRKTAVAVTGQNGSSSYSPSVPTHKVTVIDRQRDVVHEFLVPEDQYILHTAEDQNITLPFACRHGCCTSCAVRVKSGQLRQPEALGISAELKSKGYALLCVGFPTSDLEVETQDEDEVYWLQFGRYFARGPIERDDYALELALGDE
- the LOC132069379 gene encoding uncharacterized protein LOC132069379, which encodes MMVQAAKHRTERSFAVGDWVFVKLHPYRQLSFKDHSFQKLSSKFYGPFQVTAKLKQRLGSHIASTTLPEVHSDSGHILVASEAILDRRQAQRRGKAITQVLVKWLNSAPEDSTWEELQDFSRKFPHFNP